Within the Heterodontus francisci isolate sHetFra1 chromosome 28, sHetFra1.hap1, whole genome shotgun sequence genome, the region ggggaggtgcagcgagacctgggtgtccttgtgcaccagtcgctgaaagtaagcatgcaggtgcagcaggcagttaagaaggctaatggtatgttggctttcagagcaagaggatttgagtgcaggagcaaggatgtcttgctgcagaaagagaaggtcatggaagctcgtgagttcaagggagggaacagcgatatcctggagcatatcaacattccaaaggaggaggtgttggaggttttgaagggcattaaggtggataaatccccagggcctgaccaggtgtatcctaggatgctatgggatgcAAGGGATGAGATTGCTGGGGCCccagcagagatttttgtatcatcgttatccacgggtgaggtaccggaagactggaggataactaatgttgtgcctttatttaagaagggcagcagggataagccagggaactacaggccagtgagccttacatcagtggtgggaaagttattggaagggaatctgagagacaggatttatatgcatctggaaaggcatggtctgattcgggatagtcagcatggctttgtgcgtgggaaatcatgtctcacgaatttgattgaggaggtgaccaagaggattgacgagggcagggcgatggactttgtctacatggactttcgcaaggcctttgacaaggtcccgtttggtaggctggtccagaaggttcgaacacatgggatccagggtgagcttccaattggatacaaaattggcttggtgaaaggaggcagagggtggtagtggagggttgttttgcagattggaggccggtgaccagtggtgtgccgcagggatcggtgctgggccctctgttgtttgtcatatatattaatgacttggatgtgaatgtaaggggcatgattagtaagtttgcagatgacaccaaaattggtggtatcgtggacagtgaagaaggttgtctgaggttacaacaggatatagatcaactgggaaagtgggcaagggattggcaaatggaatttaatgcagacaagtgcgaagtgatgcattttgggaagttaaatcagggcaggacatatacagtgaatgtcagagccctggggagtgttgttgagcagagagacctcggggtgcaagtaaatagttccctgaaagcggcaacacaggtagacagggtggtgaagaaggcatatggcatgcttgccttcatcggccgaggcattgagtacaagagttgggacgtcatgttacagttggacagaacattggttaggccacatttggagtactgtgtgctgttctggttaccgcactacaggaaagatgtgattaagctagagagggtgcagaaaagattcacaaggatgttgcctggtttggaggacttgagttagagagtcatagagagaaacagcactgaaacaggcccttcggcccaccgagtctgtgccgattaacaaccacccatttatacttatcctacattaatcccatattcccatcaTTCTCctgacacctacctacactaggggcaatttacaatggccaatttacctatcaacctgcaagtctttggctgtgggagaaaaccggagcacccggcggaaacccacgcagacacagggcgaacttgcaaattccgcacagcagtacccagagccgaacccgagtcgctggagctgtgaggctgcagtgctaaccactctgCCGcccgagagattggataggctgggtctgttttccctggagcgaaggaggctgagaggggacatgacagaggtatataaaattatgagaggcatagatagggtagatagccagaatctgtttcccatggtaggggtgactaaaactagagagcatagatttaaggtgaaagggaggaggtttaaaggggatcaaaggggtaaatttttcacacaaagaatagtgggtatctgggatAAGCTGccagaggatgtggtggaggcaggaacagtaacaacatttaagagacatctggacaggtacttgaatgagcaaagtatagagggatatggaattaatgcaggcagctgggattagtatagataggcattgtggtcagcttggacgtggtgggccgaagggcctgtttctatgctgtatgactctaattatacaaggccttggtgagaccacatctggagtattgcgtgcagttttggtctccatatgtgtggaaggatgttcttgttatggagggagtgcagcgaaggttcaccagactgattcctgggatggcaggactgacgtatgaagagagattgggtcgatcaggcttgtattcgctagagtttagaagaatgagaggggatctcatagaaacctacaaaattctaacaggactggacagactagatgcaggaaggatgttcccgatggcgggggagtccaggaccaggggttacagtctaaggataagaggtcagctatttaggactgagatgaggagggatttcttcacctagagagtggtgaacctgtggaattctctaccacagaaagcagttgaggccaaatcattaaatatattcaagaaagagttagatatagttcttagggcaaaaggaatcaagggatacagggagaaagagggaacagggtacttagtttggtgatcagccatgatcgtattgaagggccgaatggcctacttctgctcctgtttgtTTTCTATCTTTATGAATCCTCTCTGCACCTTCAGAATGGCAGTAACCTTTACCTATGACCATGTGACTGTAAAAGCGAACACAGTATGCCAGAGAACTTACCCAAGTCCTGAAACAATAGCAATGTATCTCCTGGCTGTTCAGAGTCTGTCCATCTCTCCGTCCACACAATACACCAGATAACCTGCTCAAGCTCTGATATAATAACTGTGCAATTTCTATTTACAGTTAGAGAGGTTTCAGAAGGTAATTTTACAGCTTAGGTCCAAGTCAGTTGAAGGAATGGTTGTTCTTCATGGAATGATGAAATTTGGGAACGTGGAAGAGGCAGAACTGGAGGTTAAACACAAAGGGTTGGGGcgaggccatggtgggatctgaaaacaagaatgagaatttttaaatcgaggcattgccagaccagcagccaatgttggtcagcgagtacaggggtgatagttgAACGAGACTCAGTGTCAGTCGGATATGGGTAGTAGAGTTTAGTAtgtgctcaagtttatggagggagaaaggtgggaggctggccaggagaacattggaatagctgAGTCTAGAGGTCAGACattgattttagtttagtttagagatacagcactgaaacaggcccttcggcccaccgagtctgtgccgaccatcaaccacccatttatactaatcctacactaattccatgttcctaccacatccccacctgtccctatatttccctaccacctacctatactaggggcaatttataatggccaatttacctatcaacctgcaagtctttggcttgtgggaggaaaccggagcacccggaggaaacccacgcagacacagggagaacttgcaacctccacacaggcagtacccggaattgaacccaggtcgctggagctgtgaggctgcagtgctaaccactgcaccactgtgggttacagcagcaaatgagctgaggaagGGGCAGAGATGGGCGATATTATGGAGATGGAAGTAAGTGTTCTTTGTACTCGGGAGGATATTTGGTCAGAAACTCAGTTATGAGTCAGATCAAATGCCGCTTGGAACTTTTGTACATTCTGTCTGACCCTCTCCCAATGCACACAATATCCCAAATAATCTGTCCAAGGCCGAATACATTAACAATGTGACTCCTGACTGTTCACAATCTGAACCCCTCCCACTGATATCCAATGACCTGTTTTGCATTTATACAGAAGGTAAGCACCACTGAAAATTTCACAGATTGATCCATTGGAACAAGGTTGTCCAAACTTTTCGCGTGGGGGACCGTGAGATGAGAGTAACTGCCCGTGATATCAGGGCAGCGTTTGACCAATCAAGGAACCTTAGTGAAACTGGAGtgaatgggagtcagggggaaaactctcttctgGTTAGAGTCGTACCTtgtccaaaggaagatggttgtggtatgtggaggtcaatgatctcagtcccaggacatcactgcaggcattcctcagggtagtgtcctcggcgcaaccaccttcatcaatgacctttcttcaatcagaagtggggatgttcgctgatgattgcacaatgttcagcaccattcgtgactcagatactgaagcagtccctgtagaaatgcagcaagacctggacaatatccaggcttgggttggtaagtggcaagtaacattcgcatcacataagtgccaggcaatgaccatctccaacaagagtgaatttaaccatctacccttgacattcaatggcattaccatcgctgaatcccccactatcaacatccatggggctaccattgaccagaaattgaactggagtagccatataaataccgtggctacagagcaggtcagaggctaggaatcctgcagcgagtaactcgcctcctgattccgcaaagcctgtccaccatctgcaaggcacaagtcaggagtgtgatggaatactctccacttgcctggatgggtgcagctccaagaacactcaagaagctcgacaccatccagaagaaagcagcccactcgattggcaccccatctataaatattcactccctccaccactgacacacagtggcagcagtgtgtaccatctacaagatgcactgcagtgacacaCCAAGGCTccataaacagcaccttccaaacccaagacctccacCACAtgggagaacaagggcagcagatgtaagggaacaccaccacctgcaagttcccctccaagtcacacaccatcctgacttggaactatatcaccgttccttcactgtcgctgggtcaaaatcatggaacttccttcctaacagcactgtgggtgtacctacctcacatggactgcagtggttcaagaaggcagctcaccaccaccttctcaacagcaataaaTGCTCTCCAGCCAATGAAGCCCACATCCCAgaactaaataaaaaaaaatacaatttttaTCTTGCATAGGGGACTAGCGAGAcagtttcggaaagataaaggattAAAAATGTATCTTGCTAGTAATCAAaacacaaatgtacatttttgtgaatggTTTTAAATGAGCaggctaatttattgacttactttctcttcaccatGTCAGACATAGTGTGTGTGtcccacgtgtgtgtgtgtgtgtgtgtcccacgtgtgtgtgtgtgtgtccctcgtgtgtgtatgtcccgtgtgtgtgtgtcccatgtgtgtgtccctcgtgtgtgtgtgcgtgtgtcccatgtgtgtgtgtgccccgtgtgtgtccctcgtgtgtccctcgtgtgtgtgtgtgtccctcgtgtgtgtgtgtgtccctcgtgtgtgtgtccctcgtgtgtgtgtgtccctcgtgtgtgtgtgtgtgtgtccctcgtgtgtgtgtgtgtgtccctcgtgtgtgtctgtgtgtccctcgtgtgtgtgtgtgtctgtgtgtgtgtgtccctcgtgtgtgtgtgtgtctgtgtgtgtgtctgtgtgtgtgtgtccctcgtgtctgtgtgtccctcgtgtctgTGTCCCTCGTgtctgtgtccctcgtgtgtgtgtgtgtccctcgtgtgtgtgtgtgtcccttgtgtgtgtctgtgtgtccctcgtctgtgtgtccctcgtctgtgtgtccctcgtctgtgtgtgtgtgtgtccctcgtctgtgtgtgtgtgtgtgtgtgtgtgtgtgtccctcgtctgtgtgtgtgtgtgtgtgtccctcgtctgtgtgtgtgtgtgtgtccctcgtctgtgtgtgtgtccctcgtctgtgtgtgtgtgtccctcgtctgtgtgtgtgtgtgtgtccctcgtctgtgtgtgtgtgtgtgtccctcgactgtgtgtgtccctcgtctgtgtgtgtgtgtgtccctcgtctgtgtgtgccccgtgtctgtgtgtccctcgtgtgtctgtgtgtgtgtgtccctcgtctgtgtgtgtccctcgtctgtgtgtgtgtgtgtgtccctcgtctgtgtgtccctcgtgtgtccctcgtctgtgtgtgtgtgtgtccctcgtctgtgtgtgtgtgtgtccctcgtctgtgtgtgtgtgtccctcgtctgtgtgtgtgtgtgtgtgtgtccctcgtctgtgtgtgtgtccctcgtctgtgtgtgtttgtgtgtgtgtccctcgtctgtgtgtgtgtgtccctcgtctgtgtgtgtgtgtgtgtgtgtgtgtccctcgtctgtgtatgtgtgtgtgtgtgtgtgtgtccctcgtctgtgtgtgtgtgtgtgtccctcgtctgtgtgtgtgtgtgtgtgtccctcgtctgtgtgtgtgtgtgtgtccctcgtctgtgtgtgtgtgtgtcccctctgtgtgcgtgtgtgtctgtgtatgtgtcctgtctgtatgtttgtgtgtcctgtgtgtgtgtgcgcatgtgcatgtgtccccactctgtgtgtgtgtgtgtgtgtgtgtgtgtgccccctCTGTGTACGTCTGTGTATGTGTcctgtctgtatgtttgtgtgtgcgcgTATGTGTGTCTCCCCACTGCGTGTGTGTGTCCTCTATGTGCGTTTGTGTATCCCCTCTGTGTGCGTGCATCCCCTCTGTGCGTGAGTcccttctgtgtgcgtgtgtgtgtatcccctctgtgtgcatgtgtgtatctgtgtgtgtgtcccctctgtgtgcgtgtgtgtctgtgtatgtgtcctgtctgtatgtttgtgtgttctgtgtgtgtgtgtgcgcgcatgtgcatgtgtccccactctgtgtgtgtgtgtgtctctctcctctgTGTGTTGTGCGTGCGCCCATCTGTGCGGGCCCCACCCTGACTGCACcacctgctaaccactgtgccacccaccatGTGTCAATTTGTATTGAGATGCCTGTCGTATGGGGTAGACTGGATAGTATTAAGCATCAGAGGGAAAATATCACCACCTTCGAAGAGTCCACGTTCAGCAATTATTAGAATCAAGTGAGAATTTTTCACTTTCAAGCAGGGTTTACCATTTACAGGGTTTTAATTTCTACACACATCTCTATCTAAGCTGTTAATTAAATCACAATATTTCACTGAATAATAAAATGATACTGTAAATCTGTTTTTAAGTCATTGCAACTGACATTGAGAACCGCTTTCTGTCTGTTCTATTTGAAGATGTTCAACAGAAACACAAGGAAACACTCCGGATACAAACTGAAACACTGAGAGTGAACACTatcctaataaaggagaaggttaagattttcCAGCTGGTTGATCGATACGCTGAGCTAACGGTCATTTCTACTGTTCGAGATCGGACACTTGTAGAACATGAACTGCTGGCAAGAGGCCGAGACCATGAAGACTGCAGAGAGAAACATCTCCGGAGTGAACTGGAAAAAATCCAAACTGATCAGTTGTTCCAGAGCAGTTTTTCCCAAAGAAAATCCAAATCTGGGAGTTTAGCAGTGGTGCGTGGAGTCCCGGGAATTGGAAAGACAACATTGGTACAAAAGATTGTTTATGACTGGGCCACTGGGAAAATATACCCACAAtttcaatttgttttcagttttaaattccgTGAGTTGAACGCTATTAACTGTAGAATAAACCTGAGGAAACTAATACTGGATCTGTATCCTTACTTTGAGAATCTTCTGGGAGAGCTCTGGAAGAACCCAGAGGGATTACTGTTTATATTtgatggtttggatgaattcaaggacacgatcgattttactgacaatcggagaaatacagaacctcagtacatgtgcacagatcccgaatgctggtgtgaagtgtctgacattgtgtacagtttaatacagcacaagctgctcccaggatgttcagtgttagtgaccagtcgtcccactgcattacatttattggaaaaggctgagatcagtgtctgggctgaaatcctgggatttgttggtgatgaacggaaggaatatttcaacaagtGTTTTGAAGATCGGACGGTGGCAGCAGCTGTTCTCAAACACGTGGAGGAGAACGAGATCCTGTACACCATGTGTTACAACCCTTCCTACTGCTGGATcctctgtctgtcactgggtccgttctttacacaaagagacaggaaacagcagcaagttCCCAAGACCATCACCCAAGTATATTCTGACTATATTTATAACATTCTGAAAAACCATGGCCGAGAGATTGAAAGCCCTTGTGATGTATTACTAAAGATTGGTCAGATGGCCTTCACAGGAGTCTCTGAGAAGAAGATTGTGTTTAGAAATGAAGATTTGATTGAGTACAGTCTGCAACCTTCCCACTTCCTGTCTGGGTTCATAATGGAACTTTTGGAGAGAGATGATTCTGTTCAGAGGGTGGTTTACACATTCACACACCTCACCATCCAAGAGTTTGTAGCCGCAATCGCACAATTCCTGACTCCTGATCCCGGGAACATCCCGAAACTCCTGAATGAAGCCCACAGCAAGGAGGATGGGAGGTTTGAGATATTTCTCCGTTTTGTTGCTGGTCTCACCTCCTCACGCTCAGCTCGGCCCCTGGAGGAGGTTCTGGGTCCATTTTCTCATCAAACAACCTGCCGAGTGATTGACTGGGTGAAGGAGAAGGTTGAAGGACAAATTGGAAACACAGAGGGTAAAAGTGGTAAAAGAAACCTCCTGAACATATTGTACTACCTGTTTGAGTCCAAGAATAAAGCACTGGTTCAGGCCACAGTGGGATCGGTGGAAATACTTACATTTCGTGGATTGGACCTGAAACCAATTGACTGTGCGGTCCTGTCTCATGTCATTGCACTCTGTGATACAATAAAAGAATTTGATCTGGAGTCCTGCAACATACAGTTTGAAGGACTCCAGCGGCTGAGACCTTCACTTCACAAATGCCAGGTGTTGAGGTAATTATTTATTTGTCTCCAACTGTTGGATGAATtgcagagcaaagaacagtacagcacaggaacaggccattcggccctccaggcctgcgtcaatcttgatgcctgtcgaaactaaaaccttctgcacttccgaggtccgtatccctccattcccatcctattcatgtacttgtcaagatgcctcttaaatgttgctatcgtacctgcttccaccgcctcccccgacagcaagttccaggcactcaccaccctctgtgtgaaaacacttgcctcgcatatcccctctaaactttgcccatcgcaccttaaacctatgtcccctagtaactgactcttccactctgggaaaaagcttctgactatccactctgtccatgccgctcataactttgtaaacctctatcatgtcgcccctccacctccgtcgttccagtgaaaacaatccgagtttatccaacctctcctcatagctaatatcctccagaccaggcaacatcctggtaaacctcttctgtaccctctccaaagcctccacatccttctggtagtgtggcgaccagaattgcacgcaatattccaagtgtggtctaactaaggttccgtacagatgcagcatgacttgccaatttttatactctatgccccgaccgatgaaggcaagcatgccgtatgccttcttgactaccttatccagctgcgttgccacttttagtgacctgtgaacctgtacgcccagatctttctgcctgtcaatacttctaagcgttctgcatttactgtatacttcccacctgtattagaccttccaaaatgcattacctcacatttgtccagattaaactccatctgccatttctccacccaagtctccaaccgatctatatcc harbors:
- the LOC137385181 gene encoding NACHT, LRR and PYD domains-containing protein 12-like, which encodes MAEGPSGGADLTPSRMRLSTDVQQKHKETLRIQTETLRVNTILIKEKVKIFQLVDRYAELTVISTVRDRTLVEHELLARGRDHEDCREKHLRSELEKIQTDQLFQSSFSQRKSKSGSLAVVRGVPGIGKTTLVQKIVYDWATGKIYPQFQFVFSFKFRELNAINCRINLRKLILDLYPYFENLLGELWKNPEGLLFIFDGLDEFKDTIDFTDNRRNTEPQYMCTDPECWCEVSDIVYSLIQHKLLPGCSVLVTSRPTALHLLEKAEISVWAEILGFVGDERKEYFNKCFEDRTVAAAVLKHVEENEILYTMCYNPSYCWILCLSLGPFFTQRDRKQQQVPKTITQVYSDYIYNILKNHGREIESPCDVLLKIGQMAFTGVSEKKIVFRNEDLIEYSLQPSHFLSGFIMELLERDDSVQRVVYTFTHLTIQEFVAAIAQFLTPDPGNIPKLLNEAHSKEDGRFEIFLRFVAGLTSSRSARPLEEVLGPFSHQTTCRVIDWVKEKVEGQIGNTEGKSGKRNLLNILYYLFESKNKALVQATVGSVEILTFRGLDLKPIDCAVLSHVIALCDTIKEFDLESCNIQFEGLQRLRPSLHKCQVLRLRGNKVGDSGVKLLSEALRNTDCKMQKLDLWDVGLTDSCIEDLASAFSTNQSLTGLNLGSNTFTDRSVPALSCLIMNCRRLEQIWLVENRFSSVRKNQLKSLQDTRPNLRVTV